From the Senegalimassilia faecalis genome, one window contains:
- a CDS encoding M20 metallopeptidase family protein translates to MGTVRFGGVTMASVYGFRITVTGKGGHGSTPENCVDPIVVAIKIHEALETLMSREKSPFAEAVLTIGKFQAGDAANVIPEQAVMEGTLRAFDPDQRAFLVERIAQIAPAVAATYRATARVETLTDVPELRNDDALVRECLAAATAAIPNANPVGGLHAMGSEDFAIVAQRVPTAYFVLGARIDGEARFAADCMANGHLAAGKSACCQEIFSASSAVAPGERGVLDTVSEANGPFGHHTPRVRFNEDYLPQAATIYAASALNWLANHSR, encoded by the coding sequence GTGGGCACGGTGCGTTTCGGCGGCGTGACCATGGCGTCGGTGTATGGGTTCCGCATCACGGTGACGGGCAAAGGCGGGCACGGCTCCACGCCCGAGAATTGCGTCGACCCTATCGTGGTGGCCATCAAAATCCACGAGGCGTTGGAGACGCTGATGTCGCGCGAAAAGTCGCCGTTCGCCGAGGCGGTGCTGACCATCGGCAAGTTTCAGGCGGGCGACGCGGCGAACGTCATCCCCGAGCAGGCGGTCATGGAGGGCACGCTGCGCGCGTTCGACCCTGATCAGCGGGCATTTTTGGTCGAGCGCATCGCGCAGATCGCGCCGGCGGTGGCAGCAACGTATCGCGCAACGGCCCGGGTGGAAACGCTCACCGACGTCCCCGAACTGCGTAACGACGACGCCTTGGTGCGCGAATGCCTGGCGGCCGCAACTGCCGCCATCCCCAACGCGAACCCAGTGGGCGGCCTGCACGCGATGGGCTCGGAGGACTTCGCCATCGTTGCCCAACGCGTCCCCACCGCCTACTTCGTGCTCGGCGCCCGAATTGACGGCGAAGCGAGGTTCGCCGCTGATTGCATGGCGAATGGCCATCTTGCTGCGGGCAAGTCGGCATGCTGTCAGGAAATATTCTCCGCTTCGTCCGCTGTTGCGCCTGGTGAGCGCGGAGTCCTGGACACGGTTTCGGAGGCCAATGGCCCGTTCGGCCACCATACCCCGCGCGTGCGCTTCAACGAGGACTACCTGCCCCAAGCCGCCACCATCTACGCCGCCAGCGCTCTGAACTGGCTAGCAAACCACAGTCGATAA